In Mercurialis annua linkage group LG6, ddMerAnnu1.2, whole genome shotgun sequence, the following are encoded in one genomic region:
- the LOC126687776 gene encoding uncharacterized protein LOC126687776 has translation MNLTTNTINNLGNYEQMSTTNSQSMKLQMQSSNIINQKRCKQMTNAIIMTYPDDNETTNDMALCQTISSLPSSTGNATHWLIKISKSWHYVHKHQVRASFLTRDHSNTQVFRVRKERLLHSGPISRSMREIFRKCWFENGRAWRFLTAEQTDFYWEEFKKEYWWDTADYSDDVIKSVFMAHAANRYKDVIHRMREKDEKHTSISQVIWDSWKAVWASEDKKKKSDVARANRMSEPAGAGSGPVRHTGGSRSAIRHMDVLAEELGRKPTATELYTRMHSTKADKGVMVDKRAQNMSDAIAQRLAAASQPPTDGGSSSTAEVDETQLFLDIEGVNKKRRVYGLGSATSAYVDTTTSSRARTRSTQSQRTEEEIERRVRAGIQDGLRQITTEVEDLRAQQARANERMAEIIQAEMAKMMQTLPPQYRPPPP, from the exons atgaatcttactACTAACACAATCAACAACCTTGGCAATTATGAACAAATGTCAACAACGAATTCCCAATCAATGAAGTTACAAATGCAATCGTCTAATATCATCAACCAAAAGCGATGCAAACAAATGAcgaatgcaattataatgacataTCCCGATGACAATGAGACTACTAATGATATGGCATTATGTCAAACAATCTCGAGCTTACCATCATCTACGGGAAATGCAACACATTGGTTAATCAAAATTAGCAAATCATGGCACTATGTTCATAAGCATCAAGTAAGGGCATCATTCCTCACAAGGGATCACTCTAACACTCAAGTGTTTCGGGTGCGAAA GGAGAGGCTGTTGCACTCTGGACCAATCTCCCGGTCTATGCGGGAGATCTTTAGAAAGTGCTGGTTCGAGAATGGGCGAGCCTGGAGGTTTCTGACTGCAGAGCAGACAGATTTCTATTGGGAGGAATTTAAg AAGGAATACTGGTGGGATACGGCGGATTACAGCGACGACGTCATCAAAAGTGTATTCATGGCGCATGCTGCAAACCGATATAAGGACGTTATTCATAGGATGAGAGAGAAGGACGAAAAACATACCTCGATCAGCCAAGTTATCTGGGATTCCTGGAAGGCCGTCTGGGCGTCAGAAGATAAGAAGAAGAAGTCCGATGTAGCTCGCGCTAATAGGATGAGCGAGCCTGCTGGAGCTGGTTCCGGACCAGTACGCCATACAGGGGGATCCCGTTCCGCCATCCGACATATGGATGTGTTG gcTGAAGAGCTCGGCCGCAAGCCTACCGCAACGGAGCTGTATACTCGGATGCACTCCACGAAAGCTGATAAGGGTGTCATGGTAGACAAGAGGGCCCAGAACATGAGT GATGCAATTGCTCAGAGACTTGCTGCTGCATCGCAGCCGCCGACCGATGGGGGTTCTTCTAGCACAGCAGAAGTCGACGAGACCCAGCTGTTTCTGGATATCGAGGGCGTTAACAAGAAGCGTCGTGTTTACGGGTTGGGTTCAGCGACTAGTGCGTACGTGGATACGACGACGTCTAGTAGGGCGAGGACCAGGTCCACACAGTCACAGCGAACTGAGGAGGAGATCGAGCGGCGTGTGCGGGCGGGGATCCAGGACGGACTGCGCCAGATTACCACTGAGGTGGAGGATCTCCGTGCGCAGCAGGCGAGAGCCAATGAGAGGATGGCCGAGATTATTCAGGCTGAGATGGCAAAGATGATGCAGACTCTTCCTCCGCAGTATCGCCCACCTCCACCCTAA